From one Paenibacillus sp. FSL K6-1330 genomic stretch:
- a CDS encoding MFS transporter, with translation MRHLFGNRAFVLLMFSDFMQNIGIWIRNMALLFFIMEKSNHDPVAVSLLTVIEYAPIFVISMIGGVLADRWRPKRTMIWGDILSFLSILLILFVVYAGYWQAVFAVTLVSAVVSQFSQPSSMKIIKRCLPDEHVPAATALSQTSMSLFIILGPMVGTTIYQAFGLQASLISLLVLFGASAIVLVFLPSSVDEPSNHSESTGSFMKDLKAGFTYIGSSRLLKVLLVVYVLLALGSGLVQPLDIFVITERLQLAMSSVQWFTALEGLGMLIGGVIAAVIAGKVKGSYLLFAGLAFLGLSTFVEVLSQWPILTGTMRFITGVLMAMAQTVLMAVMMQQVEEKFIGRLNGVMTPIFTGMLLIGSGFTGWYMSATSIVVVYFTAGALFLLSSFISMKLPISNVPVQEKETPVRVETAAEA, from the coding sequence ATGAGGCATTTGTTTGGAAACCGCGCGTTCGTGCTGCTGATGTTTTCGGATTTTATGCAAAATATCGGGATCTGGATCCGCAACATGGCGCTGTTGTTCTTCATTATGGAAAAGAGCAACCATGACCCGGTCGCCGTATCGCTGCTTACCGTAATTGAATACGCGCCGATCTTTGTGATTTCCATGATTGGCGGCGTGCTGGCGGACCGTTGGCGCCCCAAGCGAACGATGATCTGGGGGGACATTCTAAGCTTTTTATCCATATTGCTTATCCTCTTCGTTGTGTATGCGGGATATTGGCAGGCCGTGTTTGCGGTGACCCTGGTCTCAGCCGTTGTATCCCAATTCTCGCAGCCTTCGTCCATGAAGATCATCAAGCGCTGCTTGCCGGATGAGCATGTGCCCGCGGCAACGGCTTTGTCCCAGACCTCGATGTCGCTGTTCATCATTTTGGGACCGATGGTCGGCACGACGATCTATCAAGCATTTGGATTGCAGGCCTCTTTAATCAGCTTGTTGGTTCTGTTCGGCGCTTCGGCGATCGTGCTGGTGTTTCTCCCTTCCAGTGTGGATGAGCCCTCTAACCATTCGGAATCGACCGGTTCATTTATGAAGGACTTGAAGGCAGGTTTCACTTACATCGGCTCCAGTCGGCTGCTGAAGGTGCTGCTGGTGGTTTACGTTTTATTGGCGCTCGGCAGCGGACTTGTTCAGCCGCTCGATATCTTTGTCATCACGGAGCGTCTACAGTTGGCAATGTCCAGCGTTCAGTGGTTCACCGCGCTAGAGGGTCTTGGCATGTTGATTGGCGGTGTGATCGCAGCGGTGATTGCGGGCAAAGTGAAAGGTTCCTACTTGCTGTTCGCCGGGCTTGCCTTCCTTGGCCTTTCGACCTTTGTCGAGGTGCTGTCCCAGTGGCCGATCCTGACCGGCACGATGCGCTTCATAACCGGGGTGCTGATGGCGATGGCGCAGACGGTATTGATGGCCGTGATGATGCAGCAGGTGGAAGAGAAATTCATCGGTCGGCTGAACGGCGTGATGACACCGATTTTTACCGGCATGCTGCTCATCGGCTCCGGGTTTACGGGGTGGTATATGTCGGCAACCTCCATTGTGGTCGTGTATTTCACGGCAGGTGCGCTCTTCCTGCTGTCATCCTTCATTAGCATGAAGCTTCCGATCTCGAACGTTCCGGTTCAGGAAAAGGAAACGCCTGTTAGGGTAGAGACTGCCGCCGAGGCATAG
- a CDS encoding TetR family transcriptional regulator C-terminal domain-containing protein — protein MSSEKAQRKRDMILDKAKELFIQRGYAATSMDELVKYTGASKGSIYYHFESKEDLFVKLLAKQNQEWMEAWNDKKARYASFEEKLYGIADHMVDDFQNPLTKIAEEFYINQPENKTIVGEMLAILQGPRTLYREILTEGADEGRIPAEDVEEISVIFGALLDGMSILYYERSQEESRLLYRKGVTYFLNGVLSSQGS, from the coding sequence ATGTCTTCAGAAAAAGCGCAGCGAAAGCGGGACATGATTCTGGATAAAGCAAAGGAACTGTTCATCCAGCGCGGGTATGCGGCAACATCCATGGATGAACTGGTCAAGTATACGGGTGCCAGTAAGGGAAGTATCTACTATCACTTTGAGAGCAAGGAAGATTTGTTCGTCAAGCTGCTGGCGAAGCAGAATCAGGAATGGATGGAAGCCTGGAACGATAAAAAAGCCCGTTACGCCAGCTTCGAGGAGAAGCTGTACGGCATTGCCGATCATATGGTCGATGACTTCCAGAATCCGCTCACCAAGATCGCGGAGGAGTTCTATATCAATCAGCCGGAGAATAAGACGATTGTGGGCGAGATGCTGGCGATTCTGCAAGGTCCGCGCACGCTCTACCGCGAGATTTTGACGGAGGGAGCGGATGAGGGACGGATACCGGCAGAAGATGTCGAGGAGATATCCGTCATTTTTGGCGCGCTTCTGGATGGAATGTCGATTTTGTACTATGAACGTTCTCAGGAGGAATCGAGACTGCTGTACCGTAAGGGAGTAACTTACTTTTTAAACGGTGTGTTATCGAGTCAAGGTTCGTAG
- a CDS encoding DUF4352 domain-containing protein encodes MNKKVMLASAVLFSMLLTAACSNDQADPPAETPPAVVDSEGTGQTDTSEEQPPAEPTQGEDQPSDNTDVKPIGESAAVGDTVDYHGTVITLNSVRESEGDEYLKPQPGHTFKVVDITVKNDGQEPLVISSALSFSLTDSSDLNYTVPITDDVKMLDGTIAPGGELTGEIPYEVKQGVTGLQLSYGDPMKEGRAIWAVE; translated from the coding sequence ATGAATAAAAAAGTAATGCTGGCTTCGGCTGTGTTGTTCTCCATGCTGCTGACGGCTGCTTGTTCCAATGATCAGGCTGATCCGCCCGCAGAAACTCCGCCGGCTGTTGTGGATAGCGAGGGGACAGGTCAGACGGACACATCTGAAGAGCAGCCGCCTGCAGAACCAACCCAAGGGGAGGACCAACCGTCCGACAACACAGATGTGAAGCCGATCGGCGAATCTGCCGCGGTGGGCGATACGGTGGATTATCACGGCACGGTCATTACGCTGAACAGCGTACGCGAATCCGAAGGGGACGAGTACTTAAAGCCCCAGCCGGGTCATACGTTTAAAGTGGTTGACATTACCGTGAAGAACGATGGCCAGGAGCCGCTGGTCATCTCTTCCGCGCTATCTTTTTCCCTGACGGACTCGAGCGATCTGAACTATACGGTTCCCATTACGGATGATGTGAAGATGCTGGACGGCACCATTGCCCCAGGCGGCGAGCTGACAGGAGAAATTCCGTACGAAGTGAAACAGGGGGTTACGGGGCTGCAGCTGAGTTATGGCGATCCGATGAAAGAAGGAAGAGCCATTTGGGCAGTGGAATAA
- a CDS encoding FAD-dependent oxidoreductase has product MKVAVIGCTHAGTAAIVNTAKLYPEAQITVYERNDNISFLSCGIALYVGGVVKDPDGLFYSSPQKLDELGVETKMKHEIISVDTDKKSLKVRNLVTEEIFDDTYDKLIITTGSWPIVPKLEGIDLNNILLCKNYNHSNAIIEKAQESKHITVVGAGYIGVELVEAFQQNGKQVTLIDSADRILNKYLDPEFSGKIEESFREKGIEMALGQTVTSFQGENGKVNKVITDKGEIDTDLVILCIGFRPNTELLKGQVDMLKNGAIVVDQYMQSSKQDVYAAGDCCSVHYNPTGKMMYIPLATNAVRMGTLVARNLVQPTTPYMGTQGTSGLKIYEHNIASTGLTEGAAKDEGLKVETVTITDHYRPEFMPTFEEVTLKVVYEQDSRRMLGAQVISKVDMTQSINTLSVCIQNRMTIDQLAFIDFFFQPHYNKPWNFLNTAGLQALPAIETKTPVHS; this is encoded by the coding sequence ATGAAAGTAGCAGTTATCGGTTGTACCCATGCAGGAACGGCCGCCATCGTGAATACCGCCAAACTTTACCCAGAAGCCCAGATCACCGTTTATGAACGCAATGATAACATCTCATTCCTGTCTTGCGGCATCGCGCTTTACGTTGGAGGCGTTGTAAAAGATCCTGACGGTTTGTTCTATTCTTCACCTCAGAAGCTCGACGAGCTGGGTGTTGAAACCAAGATGAAGCATGAGATTATCTCGGTAGATACGGATAAGAAAAGCTTGAAAGTTCGGAACCTGGTTACAGAAGAAATTTTTGATGATACCTATGATAAACTGATTATCACAACCGGATCATGGCCAATCGTACCGAAGCTTGAAGGCATCGATCTCAATAATATTCTGCTCTGCAAAAACTACAATCATTCCAATGCGATCATTGAAAAAGCGCAGGAATCGAAACACATTACGGTTGTCGGCGCCGGTTATATCGGCGTGGAGCTTGTCGAAGCCTTCCAGCAGAACGGCAAGCAGGTTACGCTGATTGATAGTGCTGACCGCATTCTAAACAAATATCTGGACCCTGAATTTAGCGGCAAGATCGAGGAATCCTTCCGTGAAAAAGGGATTGAGATGGCCCTGGGTCAGACCGTGACTTCTTTCCAAGGCGAGAATGGCAAGGTGAACAAGGTCATCACCGATAAAGGTGAGATCGACACGGATCTGGTGATCCTCTGCATCGGCTTCCGTCCAAATACGGAGCTGCTGAAGGGGCAAGTGGATATGCTGAAAAATGGCGCCATCGTCGTGGATCAATATATGCAGAGCAGCAAGCAGGATGTATATGCAGCAGGCGATTGCTGCTCCGTACACTATAACCCGACGGGTAAAATGATGTACATTCCACTGGCAACTAACGCCGTCCGGATGGGAACACTCGTTGCACGCAATCTTGTGCAGCCGACAACCCCATATATGGGAACGCAAGGTACGTCGGGATTGAAAATATACGAACACAACATTGCCTCGACGGGATTGACCGAAGGAGCCGCCAAGGACGAAGGTTTGAAAGTGGAGACGGTCACCATTACGGATCATTACCGTCCGGAATTCATGCCTACCTTCGAAGAGGTTACGCTGAAGGTGGTATATGAGCAAGACAGCCGCCGGATGCTTGGTGCACAGGTCATTTCCAAAGTGGATATGACGCAATCCATTAACACGCTGTCGGTATGCATACAGAATCGGATGACGATTGATCAATTGGCATTCATCGACTTCTTCTTCCAGCCGCATTACAACAAACCGTGGAATTTCCTTAACACGGCTGGATTGCAGGCATTGCCGGCGATCGAGACGAAAACACCGGTGCATTCGTAA
- a CDS encoding glutathione peroxidase: MSVYEYHATNTKGQEVSLDQYSGKVLIIANTASQCGLTPQYGELQQLYDQYSQQGLQVLGFPCNQFGGQEPGTSEEAESFCQLNYGVNFPIFAKIDVNGEETHPLFQYLKSEQPGPNEGGEIAWNFTKFLVDREGKVVQRFEPRDTPESMKSAIESLLG; encoded by the coding sequence ATGTCAGTTTATGAATATCATGCAACCAATACCAAAGGTCAGGAAGTCTCGCTCGATCAGTATTCAGGCAAGGTTCTGATTATTGCAAATACGGCAAGCCAGTGCGGACTTACGCCGCAATACGGAGAGCTTCAGCAGCTGTATGACCAATACAGCCAGCAAGGGCTGCAGGTTCTTGGCTTCCCGTGCAATCAGTTTGGCGGACAGGAGCCGGGTACAAGTGAAGAGGCCGAATCGTTCTGTCAATTGAATTATGGTGTGAATTTCCCAATCTTTGCGAAGATTGACGTCAATGGGGAAGAAACGCATCCGTTATTTCAATATTTGAAATCCGAGCAACCAGGACCGAATGAAGGCGGAGAGATCGCTTGGAATTTCACCAAGTTTCTGGTAGACCGGGAGGGTAAGGTGGTTCAGCGGTTCGAACCGAGGGATACGCCGGAATCGATGAAGAGTGCCATTGAATCTCTGCTTGGTTAG
- a CDS encoding DUF3243 domain-containing protein, which translates to MSEHNHVVNKNGELDVSKVSDAMDRIDDGEKERILADFDAFQSYLNKRIQLAESIGLNEEQLAQAAEKVAGYLAANEEPRNSEEKLLQELWKVGTQAEQHQLAHLLVKLAQKRTAP; encoded by the coding sequence ATGTCTGAACATAATCATGTAGTGAACAAGAACGGTGAGCTGGATGTGAGTAAGGTCAGTGACGCGATGGACCGGATTGATGATGGGGAGAAGGAGAGGATCCTGGCCGATTTTGATGCCTTCCAATCCTATTTGAACAAGCGAATTCAGCTTGCCGAGAGTATTGGGTTGAATGAAGAGCAGCTGGCGCAGGCAGCAGAGAAGGTAGCTGGCTATCTGGCTGCAAATGAGGAGCCCCGGAATTCCGAAGAGAAGCTTCTTCAGGAGTTATGGAAGGTTGGAACCCAAGCGGAGCAGCATCAACTGGCTCATCTGCTTGTGAAGCTGGCTCAGAAACGTACGGCTCCATAA
- a CDS encoding DEAD/DEAH box helicase produces MLNNLNEVERLPNFQQLGIDEQRVRKLKEQGIAVPTPVQQESIPPLLQGKDVIARAKTGTGKTLAFMLPILQHIDPKRAYPQALIIAPTRELALQITEEAKKLTVGEPDGIKILAVYGGQDVEKQLRKLEGGRHLIIGTPGRLLDHLRRGTLELGGVKQLVLDEADQMLHMGFLDEVETLIHALPYRRQTMLFSATMPAGVKQLAGSYMNEPVDIVIKGASPIPLEQIQQVVVECTDRSKQDALRAMLEEHNPFLAIIFCRTKRRATILNEALLAHGYQSDELHGDLSQAKREAVMKRFRDAKLQLLVATDVAARGLDVEGVTHVYNYDMPHDVDSYIHRIGRTGRAGGNGMAITFAAGKDLNDLQRIEEGISLRLKRVRYDSSAGGLRESTGGSGRDTGRPGKARNISSLESDQERGQGRSRADRGTGSGRSRGSEQGRGRAGSSRRDERGSGRAGSRDGRPGEGRGPSSAGGRSSGSRDGGRAGEGRGQSQAGTRGSSSRGQSRTEGRGNQGSRGGQGGTRSSEGRGARGQSGGRRGGRSR; encoded by the coding sequence ATGCTAAATAATTTAAATGAGGTGGAACGTTTGCCGAACTTTCAACAGCTGGGCATTGACGAACAAAGAGTACGGAAACTGAAGGAGCAGGGAATTGCGGTGCCGACTCCGGTACAGCAAGAGAGTATCCCGCCGCTGCTGCAAGGAAAGGACGTTATCGCCCGGGCGAAGACGGGCACTGGCAAAACGCTGGCTTTCATGCTGCCAATATTGCAGCATATCGATCCCAAGCGGGCGTACCCGCAGGCGCTCATTATTGCGCCGACACGGGAATTGGCATTGCAGATTACGGAAGAAGCCAAGAAGCTGACAGTCGGCGAGCCGGACGGGATCAAAATCCTGGCGGTCTATGGTGGTCAGGACGTGGAGAAGCAACTCCGAAAGCTCGAAGGCGGACGACATTTGATCATCGGAACACCGGGCCGATTGCTGGATCATTTACGCCGGGGCACGCTTGAGCTGGGCGGCGTGAAGCAGCTGGTGCTGGACGAAGCCGACCAGATGCTGCACATGGGTTTTCTGGATGAAGTCGAGACACTGATCCATGCACTTCCGTATCGGCGCCAGACGATGCTCTTCTCGGCCACGATGCCTGCCGGCGTGAAGCAGCTTGCCGGTAGCTATATGAATGAACCTGTCGATATCGTCATTAAAGGGGCTTCCCCGATCCCGCTGGAGCAGATCCAGCAGGTTGTGGTCGAGTGTACGGACCGCTCCAAGCAGGATGCGCTGCGTGCCATGCTCGAGGAGCATAACCCTTTTCTCGCGATTATCTTCTGCCGGACGAAGCGCAGAGCTACTATATTGAATGAGGCGCTGCTGGCCCATGGGTATCAATCGGACGAGCTTCATGGGGATCTGTCACAGGCGAAACGGGAAGCGGTGATGAAGCGATTCCGGGATGCCAAACTCCAGCTGCTGGTAGCAACGGACGTTGCCGCAAGGGGGCTTGATGTTGAGGGCGTGACTCATGTCTATAACTACGATATGCCTCATGATGTTGATAGTTACATCCATCGTATCGGACGGACCGGACGGGCTGGGGGGAACGGGATGGCTATCACGTTTGCTGCCGGTAAGGATCTTAACGATCTACAGCGCATCGAGGAAGGAATTTCCCTTCGCTTGAAGCGCGTGCGCTATGATTCCAGTGCAGGAGGCCTTAGGGAAAGCACCGGCGGCTCAGGCAGGGATACGGGCAGACCGGGAAAAGCAAGAAACATCTCTTCGCTTGAATCTGATCAAGAACGTGGTCAAGGCAGAAGCCGGGCAGATCGCGGTACGGGTTCCGGGCGGAGCCGCGGTAGCGAGCAGGGTAGAGGAAGAGCCGGATCGTCACGCAGAGATGAGCGTGGCTCCGGACGGGCTGGAAGCCGCGACGGTCGTCCAGGCGAGGGACGCGGACCATCGTCGGCTGGAGGTCGCAGCAGCGGCAGTCGTGACGGCGGGCGTGCAGGCGAAGGCCGTGGACAGTCACAGGCCGGAACACGTGGCAGCAGCAGCCGTGGACAGTCCAGAACCGAGGGTCGGGGAAATCAAGGCAGTCGCGGTGGACAAGGCGGTACACGATCTTCCGAAGGCCGCGGTGCAAGAGGCCAGAGTGGTGGACGGCGCGGTGGCCGCAGCCGCTAG